The following are encoded in a window of bacterium genomic DNA:
- a CDS encoding acylphosphatase, with protein MDLRNPPRPRDHSLPTDDLSDQSVTKRVCVHGVVSGRVQGVGFRAFVRRTAEEFGVSGWVKNNYNGTVEFAAEGTREVLFGFVEAVRRGNRFSNVQSVEFDWEVASNKTTFDVLR; from the coding sequence GTGGATTTGCGGAATCCACCACGTCCGCGAGACCATTCCCTTCCCACGGACGATTTATCGGATCAATCCGTGACCAAACGGGTGTGCGTTCATGGCGTTGTGAGTGGACGCGTACAAGGAGTTGGATTTCGTGCGTTTGTTCGGCGGACCGCCGAAGAGTTTGGCGTTTCCGGGTGGGTGAAAAACAACTACAACGGAACCGTCGAATTTGCTGCCGAAGGAACGCGCGAAGTCCTCTTTGGCTTTGTGGAAGCGGTTCGCCGCGGCAACCGCTTCTCCAATGTCCAATCCGTAGAATTCGATTGGGAAGTTGCGAGTAACAAGACCACCTTTGATGTACTCCGCTAA
- the asnS gene encoding asparagine--tRNA ligase, whose protein sequence is MSLVVTIDRIGEYDGKEATIGAWVTKLRSSGKLKFIILRDGTGIIQAVMSKSHVGEEIFSRFDKLALEASVKVTGTVKAESRAPGGYEIFLSDLEVVGESNEYPITPKDPGEEDHGEDFLLNRRHLWVRRQDQVNILKVRHSVIRAIRDYLDTRDFICFDSPIFTPNACEGTSTLFTVDYFGASAFLSQSGQLYQEAGAMAMNRVYCFGPAFRAEKSKTRRHLTEFWMVEPEVAWMDFEGVMDLMEDFTVEVVGRVIEERKEELKQLGRDISPLEKVQKPFPRIQYSDAVKQLIALGQPFEEGNDFGSPDETLLTKQYDRPIFVHRFPQEVKAFYMKRDPLDARWALGADLLAPEGYGEIIGGGQREDSYDVLVERIKHHELPMEPFEWYLDLRRYGSVPHSGFGIGVERTTTWICGIHHVRETIPFPRTIYRINP, encoded by the coding sequence ATTAGTCTCGTGGTAACAATTGATCGGATCGGCGAGTATGATGGCAAAGAAGCAACCATCGGCGCATGGGTGACCAAACTTCGCTCGTCCGGAAAACTAAAGTTTATTATCCTTCGCGATGGTACCGGCATCATCCAAGCAGTGATGTCAAAGTCTCACGTCGGCGAAGAAATCTTTTCACGCTTCGATAAACTTGCACTCGAAGCTTCGGTAAAAGTCACCGGTACTGTGAAAGCGGAAAGCCGTGCCCCCGGCGGCTACGAAATCTTTCTTTCCGATTTGGAAGTGGTGGGCGAATCCAACGAGTATCCGATTACTCCCAAAGATCCCGGCGAAGAGGATCATGGCGAGGATTTTTTACTCAACCGCCGCCACCTCTGGGTTCGACGACAGGATCAAGTCAACATTCTGAAAGTGCGTCACAGTGTGATTCGCGCGATTCGCGACTATCTCGATACGCGCGACTTCATCTGTTTCGATTCGCCAATCTTCACTCCGAACGCCTGCGAAGGGACGTCGACTCTGTTTACGGTCGATTACTTTGGTGCATCGGCATTTCTATCGCAATCTGGCCAACTCTATCAGGAAGCTGGTGCGATGGCGATGAACCGCGTCTATTGTTTCGGTCCGGCATTCCGGGCAGAGAAATCGAAAACCCGCCGCCACTTGACCGAATTCTGGATGGTCGAGCCGGAAGTCGCTTGGATGGATTTTGAAGGCGTGATGGATTTAATGGAAGACTTTACAGTCGAGGTGGTCGGTCGTGTCATCGAAGAGCGCAAAGAGGAACTAAAACAACTCGGTCGCGACATTTCTCCGTTAGAGAAAGTACAGAAGCCGTTTCCCCGGATTCAGTATTCCGATGCGGTGAAGCAGTTAATCGCATTAGGACAACCGTTTGAAGAAGGCAACGACTTCGGTAGTCCCGACGAAACGCTGCTCACCAAGCAGTACGACCGGCCGATTTTTGTTCACCGCTTTCCACAGGAAGTGAAAGCGTTTTACATGAAACGCGATCCGCTCGATGCCCGCTGGGCGTTAGGCGCCGATCTCCTTGCCCCGGAAGGGTATGGCGAGATTATCGGCGGTGGACAGCGTGAAGACAGTTACGACGTGTTAGTAGAACGAATCAAGCATCACGAGTTACCGATGGAGCCGTTTGAATGGTATCTCGACTTACGAAGGTACGGTTCGGTACCGCACAGTGGTTTCGGAATCGGAGTGGAACGAACGACGACGTGGATTTGCGGAATCCACCACGTCCGCGAGACCATTCCCTTCCCACGGACGATTTATCGGATCAATCCGTGA
- a CDS encoding NAD(P)-dependent glycerol-3-phosphate dehydrogenase: MSIRVGILGAGSWALGLGNLCHLKGHHVTLWEFRPDACRELDETRLAPKLLPGFSIPSELRFSNSLAETVADAELILIVVPSHTMRIVAEQLGQCSFHAPIVSATKGLERITHLRMTEVITSAIPRIQSDCVAALSGPSHAEEVVKGFPTSVVIACPSLDNAHKVQHWLSGPTFRLYSSTDIVGVELGGALKNIVALAAGVSDGLGFGDNTKGLLMTRGLAEITRLGLVMGGDARTFAGLSGLGDLITTCISQHSRNRFVGQELGKGRKIEDILSGMTMVAEGVNATTAALELSKACGVELPIAQTMYDVMYSGKDIKIAARDLMTRALKKED; the protein is encoded by the coding sequence ATGAGTATACGTGTCGGCATTTTAGGCGCTGGTTCGTGGGCGCTCGGATTAGGTAACCTTTGTCATCTCAAAGGGCATCATGTCACACTTTGGGAATTTCGACCGGATGCTTGCCGTGAGTTGGATGAAACGCGGCTTGCGCCAAAACTCTTGCCCGGTTTTTCCATCCCCTCTGAGCTCAGATTTTCCAACTCCCTTGCGGAAACCGTAGCCGATGCCGAGTTGATTCTCATTGTTGTTCCCAGTCATACGATGCGAATAGTCGCCGAGCAATTGGGGCAATGCTCCTTCCATGCCCCCATTGTAAGCGCTACCAAGGGTTTAGAACGGATTACTCATCTTCGGATGACCGAAGTGATAACCAGCGCGATACCTCGCATCCAATCGGACTGTGTCGCGGCATTATCAGGTCCATCCCATGCCGAGGAAGTCGTAAAAGGCTTTCCCACTTCTGTGGTAATTGCCTGTCCCAGCCTTGATAATGCGCATAAAGTGCAACACTGGCTCTCCGGTCCAACTTTTCGGCTATACTCCAGTACCGATATCGTTGGAGTCGAATTGGGCGGCGCACTGAAAAATATCGTCGCATTAGCAGCCGGCGTCTCCGATGGTTTGGGTTTTGGCGATAACACAAAGGGTTTGCTCATGACCCGCGGGTTAGCCGAAATCACCCGTCTCGGATTAGTCATGGGCGGCGATGCCCGTACCTTTGCCGGATTGTCGGGATTAGGCGATTTGATAACAACCTGTATCTCACAACATAGCCGGAACCGTTTTGTCGGACAAGAATTGGGGAAGGGTAGAAAAATCGAGGATATCTTGTCTGGTATGACCATGGTTGCCGAGGGCGTTAACGCCACCACCGCAGCCCTCGAGTTGAGCAAGGCATGCGGTGTAGAGCTCCCCATCGCACAGACGATGTACGATGTGATGTATTCGGGAAAAGACATTAAAATTGCTGCGCGGGATTTAATGACCCGTGCCTTAAAAAAAGAGGATTAG